From the Methanofastidiosum sp. genome, the window TCAACAAAGCAGTATATCTAAAAAGTTTTAAATAGTATTGATTACAAAAGGTCAGGTGATATAATGGTGTCTAACCTTCAAGAACAAATGAAAGTTCAAAAGATGAACATTGAAGAAAGAATGTCAAAAATTGATAAAAAGATAGCTATCGGAAGTGGTAAGGGCGGGGTTGGGAAATCCGTTGTTACTTCATTAATTGCATCTTATCTTGCCAAGCAGGGAAAAAATGTAGGTATCCTAGACCTTGATATAACTGGGCCCAGCATACCAATGATGTTTGGGGCAGATGAAAAGCCTATTGGAGGCAGCTCTGGCATAATGCCTGTAGTTACGGAAAGTGGAATCAAAATTATGTCCATGAGTCTACTATTGCCCAATAATGAAGACGCCGTAATTTGGAGAGGCCCAATGATTAGTGGCGCAGTATCTCAATTTCTTGCAGATATTATTTGGGATGAACTTGACTATTTGTTATTTGATCTACCGCCTGGAACAAGTGATGTCCAGCTGACTTTAATGCAGAGTATCAAATTAGACGGATTTGTAGTAGTAACATCTCCTCAAACACTTGCTGCAACAATTGTGAAAAAGGCGATATCAATGGCAGAAGAACTAAATGTAAAAATTTTGGGTGTTGTAGAAAACATGTCTTATGCAACTTGCCCAGACTGCGGTAAAAAAATAGATGTATTTGGAAATAGCCAGAACAATAAAATGGGAGTGTCCACTATAGGCACAATACCAATTGATCCACAAATCTCAAAGCTATGTGATGAAGGAAAAATAGAAAAGTACGAAATAGATCTTGGAGGAATTTATAAAATCCTGGAAGGATTGTAATGCATACTAAGATTAAATGTGTTGTAGATAATAATGTTAAGCTCTCCTCTAATTTTTGGGGAGAGCACGGACTTAGTTTTTTAATCCAAAACAAAGAGAAAATTTTATTTGACACAGGAAAATCTTTCGACGTATTTAATCATAATTTAGAAACATTAGGCGAAAAAAAAGAAGACATATCTAAGATATTTATAAGTCATGGGCATCACGACCATACCGGTGGGCTATTGGACATTTTAAAATATTCCAATGCGAAAGTATTTGCTCACCCTTCAATTTTTGATGCAAAATACAAAAAAAAAGTCACAGAAACTAAATATATCGGAGTCCCTTTTGAGAAAAAAGATTTCCCAGAAATATATCTAACCAAAGAAAGCATAGAGTTATCTAAGAATATATTCACGACTGGGCAAATAGAAAGAACTTTTGATTTTGAAAAAGTATCTCCAATATTCCTAAAGAAAGTAGGATCGAAATATAATCATGACGAGATAATAGATGATCAGGCTTTAATAATAAAAACTCATGTTGGAGGAGTAGTGATACTGGGATGCAATCATTCAGGGCTATTGAATACAATTGAACACTCAAAGGATCTTATCGGTGATGATGTGTTCTTAGTTCTAGGTGGAACTCATCTCGTTTCAGCAGATGAAAAAAAGATTTCGCTCACTGTTGAATACCTAAAGAAATATGGCATAACTCTATTTGGATTTCATTGTACTGGTGACTATGCTTCGTCTAAGCTTCTTTATACACTCGGTAAAATGTATTGCCGAGGGTACACTGGATTTGAAGTATCAATTGAATTTGAAGGCTATAATTTAGGGAAAGATACAAAATGTCAGTGATCATTTAATTAAAAAATCTTTGAATTGTCCCGTATATTGCTCGTTTATTACTTCAACTTTATTTACTCTTGCGTATTTTGGGCCAACTTCGCACCATTCAATCATTTTATTAACGCAAATATCTTCTCCTTCAACAATCGCTTCTACTCTACCGTCCGGAAGATTTCTAGCATAACCAGTTACTTTTAGTCTTTGAGCTTCTTTCTGAGCATTGGCACGATAAAATACTCCTTGTACTAATCCCGAAATAAAAATCCTAGCTCTTTTCATTGCAACTTATACTATTCGTGATTTATTAAAGCTTATGCTTGATTAATGTGGAAATATTAATAATTACCCTTTTATAGTTCAAAATTTAATACTATTTATGAAAGGATTTAAAGAACGTCAAAACATTAAAACAGATATACAGCTTTTAGATGATTTAATAATAGGTGGAATACCAAGAGATTCATTTTTAGTACTTCTTGGGGAAGGTGGAACCGGAAAATCAGCAATACTTGGAGAGTTATGCTATAAATTTCTTAATAGGGGCGAACCTGTAATATATGTGGCGCTTGATAATTCGCCACCATCTATCTATTCAGATATCAATGGCCTTGGGTGGGACCTTACACCTTTCTGTGAGAAAGGTCTTCTAAGATTTTTAGATTGTTATTCATTCAGAATGAGAACGGATTATGATGAGAAGTGTATTACTATACTAAGAGAACCAGAAAATTTACCAAACTTCACAGATAGATTGGTTAGTTTAATGGATGAAATGGGCATGAATGGCAAAGGGATAGTATTGATTGATTCTCTCACTGAATTCATGACTTTATCTGATCCTTCTCAAGTAGTAGATTCTGTTAAAAACTGGAGGGCAAAGGGGACAAAGGAAAGAAATGTATTATTTATTTCAACACTCCATTATGGGCTCAAGGCATTTGAGGGATTCTCGGATGTATTTGATTATATTGTGGATGGAATTATAGATTTAAGATATGACCCAACTTATATGGCTTCAGATATTCTTCTAAAACAAATAAGAATTAGAAAAATAAAAGGTTCAAACCATTATACAAATTGGGTAAATTTTATCATCCAGAAAGGAGGATTAAAACCTCTTATAATTGAAACTAAAAATACAAAAAAGAAAAAAACAGATAAGAATTTAAAGAAGAAAAGTCAAAAATAAGATTTTTAATTTAAATTTCTTTAATCAGAAGCAGTGATTTTATGAAAAGACTTTTCAAATATTACCCCGAAGATTTCAAAGATCTTCCTGTCAAAGTGCTACACATGGATTTAATCTTTGATGTTTATGATGATCACACGAATGTAAAATCAAAACTTAAAATAAAATCTTTAACTTCTCCACTATCAAAGCTTGAGTTGAATGCTAAAAATCTAGAAATCATATCTATATCTGTAGAAAATTATGATATAGAATATGAATACAGAACAGATGAGAATATTATTGCAATAAATTTTAGAAAATCAGTGGCACCTGAAACAGAATTTGTAATAAATACTGAAACTATCTGCAGGCCAACTACAAATATCTTAGAGGGATTATATTATGATGAAACACCCAAAGGAGCGCCACCACAACAAATTACTCAGTGT encodes:
- a CDS encoding Mrp/NBP35 family ATP-binding protein; the encoded protein is MVSNLQEQMKVQKMNIEERMSKIDKKIAIGSGKGGVGKSVVTSLIASYLAKQGKNVGILDLDITGPSIPMMFGADEKPIGGSSGIMPVVTESGIKIMSMSLLLPNNEDAVIWRGPMISGAVSQFLADIIWDELDYLLFDLPPGTSDVQLTLMQSIKLDGFVVVTSPQTLAATIVKKAISMAEELNVKILGVVENMSYATCPDCGKKIDVFGNSQNNKMGVSTIGTIPIDPQISKLCDEGKIEKYEIDLGGIYKILEGL
- a CDS encoding acylphosphatase; this encodes MKRARIFISGLVQGVFYRANAQKEAQRLKVTGYARNLPDGRVEAIVEGEDICVNKMIEWCEVGPKYARVNKVEVINEQYTGQFKDFLIK
- a CDS encoding MBL fold metallo-hydrolase, which encodes MHTKIKCVVDNNVKLSSNFWGEHGLSFLIQNKEKILFDTGKSFDVFNHNLETLGEKKEDISKIFISHGHHDHTGGLLDILKYSNAKVFAHPSIFDAKYKKKVTETKYIGVPFEKKDFPEIYLTKESIELSKNIFTTGQIERTFDFEKVSPIFLKKVGSKYNHDEIIDDQALIIKTHVGGVVILGCNHSGLLNTIEHSKDLIGDDVFLVLGGTHLVSADEKKISLTVEYLKKYGITLFGFHCTGDYASSKLLYTLGKMYCRGYTGFEVSIEFEGYNLGKDTKCQ